A single genomic interval of Megalobrama amblycephala isolate DHTTF-2021 linkage group LG17, ASM1881202v1, whole genome shotgun sequence harbors:
- the cldn11a gene encoding claudin-11a gives MANTCLQFTGFVMGFLGWIGLIIATATNEWVVTCKYNIHTCKKMDELEAKGLWADCVISTALYHCITLTQILELPAYIQTSRALMVTASILGLPAVALVLMSMSCINLGSEPESAKNKRSVFGGILILLTSFCGIISTVWFPIGAHYERSLMSFGFSLYSGWVGTALCFLGGCMITCCSVDTPAAYTDSNRFYYSKQGPAHPGPASTNHAKSAHV, from the exons ATGGCAAATACTTGCTTACAGTTCACGGGTTTTGTGATGGGTTTTCTTGGTTGGATTGGGCTCATCATCGCCACTGCCACTAATGAATGGGTAGTCACTTGTAAATATAACATACACACCTGTAAGAAGATGGATGAACTGGAGGCCAAAGGTTTGTGGGCAGACTGCGTGATCTCAACTGCTCTGTATCACTGCATCACACTCACGCAGATTCTCGAGTTACCAG CGTACATCCAGACGTCTCGAGCGCTGATGGTCACAGCATCGATTCTCGGATTGCCAGCTGTAGCGCTCGTGCTCATGTCCATGTCCTGTATTAACCTCGGAAGTGAACCAGAAAGCGCCAAGAACAAACGATCAGTGTTCGGTGGAATCCTAATCCTGCTGACAT CTTTTTGTGGCATCATCTCCACCGTGTGGTTTCCCATCGGAGCCCATTACGAGAGAAGTCTGATGTCCTTTGGCTTCTCCCTGTATTCGGGCTGGGTTGGTACTGCACTTTGTTTTTTGGGAGGCTGTATGATCACCTGCTGTTCAGTGGACACTCCTGCCGCATACACTGACAGCAACCGATTCTACTACTCCAAACAGGGCCCCGCCCATCCTGGCCCCGCCTCCACTAACCACGCCAAAAGTGCTCATGTGTGA